In one Solanum dulcamara chromosome 1, daSolDulc1.2, whole genome shotgun sequence genomic region, the following are encoded:
- the LOC129901353 gene encoding RING-H2 finger protein ATL78-like — protein MATTTTLLIQEIMENFHYSRRLLPEAATMAPPPAAARISHDTIDHPPLGHRVNTIDANVIMVLAVLVCALICSLVLNSIIKCAFKCSSLILADPSSNHTNNNNSSSIKLANRGIKKKALKTFPVITYTTELKHSGIDSECVICLSEFGVGDKIKILPKCNHGFHVRCIDKWLNSHSSCPTCRHCLIETCEKIVNGGNSSSNNTSSSSSETAVREVIVSIESLQREGVIAN, from the coding sequence ATGGCTACTACTACAACTCTATTAATTCAAGAAATCATGGAGAACTTCCACTACTCAAGAAGATTACTCCCGGAGGCGGCCACCATGGCGCCGCCTCCGGCAGCAGCCAGAATCAGCCACGATACAATTGATCATCCACCACTTGGTCACAGAGTCAACACAATTGATGCAAATGTTATTATGGTCTTGGCAGTACTTGTATGTGCCTTAATTTGTTCACTTGTCTTGAATTCCATCATAAAATGTGCATTCAAGTGTTCTAGCCTAATATTGGCTGACCCATCCTCAAACCATACAAATAACAACAACTCTTCTTCAATAAAATTAGCCAATAGAGGGATTAAGAAAAAAGCGCTCAAGACATTTCCAGTTATAACATACACAACTGAATTGAAACATTCAGGAATCGATTCTGAATGTGTCATTTGTCTATCAGAGTTCGGAGTTGGAGACAAAATTAAGATTCTACCAAAGTGCAACCATGGATTCCACGTTCGATGTATCGATAAATGGCTCAATTCACACTCTTCTTGTCCTACTTGTAGGCACTGCCTTATTGAGACTTGTGAAAAAATTGTTAATGGTGGCAATTCTTCTAGTAATAAtacttcatcatcatcatcagagACAGCAGTACGAGAAGTTATAGTAAGCATTGAATCTCTCCAACGTGAAGGTGTGATAGCCAATTAA